The region tttcattttttttgtatgttataTGACTTCGTATTTTTTATTAActttataattattatgtttgatAGGTTTATTTATGTGTCTTGCCCACAGACGAGTGAAGTTCTCACGGATGTTTTGATCGATGCATTGATGGAGTGGAATGTGGACACCAAATTGTCTATTATCACAGTGGACATTGTACTACGGATGATGCATTAATCAGTAAGATTAAAGAAAAGTTGCAGTTAAGGAATTTGATACATGATGGCACACACATTCACATGAGATGTGCAACCCCTATTCTTAATCTTGTTGTCAAAATTGGGTTAGAGGTCATTAAAGGAGCAACTGGAAATGTtcgtgaaagtgtagtttattgGACAACAACCCTGGAAAGAGTTGATGCATTTGAGAACTCATGTCGACAACTCAAACTACCTTACTCGAAGTGTAACATCCTATTTTTCAAGTAGCTTCAAATTCATCCCTCATATTTAAATTATGTCACTTTTGGCCCTTGGTTTGGAAGGAAGTGGAAAGAAAGGACCAAGCATGAAAAGGTGGCAACTaggtgagtacgcccaacataaaagGTTAAATGATCGCGGGTGtgggaggagtacgcccaacatactctcagagaccctaaaccctaattgggggctaaccactatataaggaacattatggctcaaaccctagcctccttatcagcctccctAACCTTAGAAAAACCTTAGAACGTCTCATCCCTTCATTCTTGTGTGATCTTGATCTTGAGAGGCCATCTTAATGTTTTTAATCTTGGAAGAGGAAATAAGAAGTTGGCAAGGAAGGACTTGGGAAGtttgagctcatagatctggaatagcatcattatttgagactctttggaggtataaagttcataactttcctCAAGAAggcttagatctagtgtagtttgattttgaagtcattttggtcccaagtatAGAACTTTATGGTTCAAATTCGATTTCTGGActtagagttgccactctcagttcaaaatgagtccctaaggcaaaaagttgccatcttgaatgtcttattggattcatgcatgagttaagatcaTTTCTATGAGAATGGAATGCTATCTTGGAGTTTAGGCTTATTAGGGTcatgtaaagtcaccaagtcaatgaatttatggattaagacattgaaaaggacttggatctatGATTGTAGCTTCTCGATtggattattaagcacttaatgggaaagtgaCTTATCAAGGGAGTAAGTTAAGCGTACATgcaggtatgcccaacgtactcaccatttagctagtacgcccatcgtacatatGAGTACACCCGACATACTCATCAGATATGGACCTTGCGAGTTTTAGGCCTCAGTTTGGGCCGTGTAGGGGATTTTggttctttgggccttagtgggccatcagaagtcagataatGTGGCCCAAGAAGATGTTTTggcttaaggtaaggcccattggggggattgggcccaatttagcaaattgggccattagtgggcttggaaagcctacctagtgttgggttttgttttggtattgggccttggcccaaattagagAAAAGACAAAATGAACTATATGGACCCCCTTAGTCGGGATTGATAGCCCATATGTTGACTCGGCATTCATTATTTTGGATAGTTTGGGATTTTCGGTGAGACAGCACTTCGAGAGTCGATACTTTAGTTTAGACCggcattgcaaggtgagttatactcactatatcaacagggtctaaggcaccaaggccggccctttattggaTTTGTATTCGGGtatttgcttgatatgtttattaatctgctagatctgcatcctatTAGTTAGGATgctattatgttagtgacctattttaggtcggtatcctggtatataggatgatgttatgttagtgactgattaggtcggtatcctggttataggatggttgctatgttagtgatctgttagatcggtatgattatctgttatatacatgctagcgtatgatatttatgtgtacatgattgtttgattggtatgggggttgggttgaggcgggtcatgCTTCGTGCTATAAGCttacatacctagggcggaccggatagactgcaggcccagGAGGGCATATATGTGACTGTGATTGTAGCATTTGGATTGGAGTATTATGCGCTTAATGGGAAAGTGACTTATCAGGGGATTGCGCTGAGCGTACAtataggtacgcccaacgtactcaccatttagctagtacgcctagcgtactcatcAGATATGGGCCTTGCGAGTTTTAGGCCTTGGTTTGGGCCATGTAGGGGATTTTggttctttgggccttagtgggccatcagaagtcagataatGTGGGCCAAGAAGATGTTTGGGCTTAGGATAAGGTCCATTATGGGGATTtggcccaatttagcaaattggaCCATTattgggccactagtgggcttggaaagcctaCCTAGTGGTAGTTTtttttggtattgggccttggcccaaattagagAAAAGACAAAATGGACAATATGGACCCCCTTAGTCAGGATTGATAGCCCATATGTTGACTCAACATTCGTTAGTTTGGATAGTTTAGGATTTTCGATGAGACAACACTTCGGGAGTCGATACTTTAGTTCAGACCGACATTACGAGGTGcgttatccttactatatcaatagggtctaaggcaccaaggtcggccctttatcggatttgtatccgggtatttgcttgatatgtttattgatctgctagatctgtatcctggtagttaggatggtattatgatAGTGAcatggtttaggtcggtatcctggtatataggatgatgttatgttagtgaccggttaggtcggtatcctggttataggatggttgatgtgttagtgatctgttagatcagtgtGATTATCTGTTAATGTACAAAGAAAATATAGTGTTCCGAAAcgaagatgaacagtagaatcTGAAGCATACCGAAGCTCGGAACCATTCGGAATATGAATAGGAAGTTCTGAAATGTTTCGAAGTTCGATACCATTCAGAGCATGAACAACTACTTTGCAATTACGAAGTTGGTTTCGGAACTGATTCTACTTCGATCATCCCTTACCCTTGTAAAATCtgattgaatgaagcttcagGTAGGGCTTTTCTCAAAATATCAACCAACTGATCTGAGGGTCTAACGAAATGAACTTCGATGTTTCCATCCTCGACATGATTCTTAATGAAAtggtacctcagtgctatatgcttcgtcttagagtgttgcactggattgtggcATATTCCAATAGCGCTTTCGGAATCACAATATTGAGGGATTTGCTTCATATTCATTCCATAATCCCTAAACTGATTCTGAATCCACATTACCTATGGTGTACATGATGTTGTAGCAATATGTTCTGCTTCATATGTAGATAaggatacacaagtctgtttcatAGATTGCCAACTAACAAGCTTGccatctagaaattgacatccccCAGAAGTGCTTTTCCGATCAAGGCCACATCCACCTAAGTCAGTGTCGGAGTATACTTGCATGAAGGATCCAaaatttgatggataccatataCCAAGAGAAGTAGTCCACTTTAGATACCGAAAGATATTCTTAACAGCCAACATATGAGGTTCTCAAGGATTGGCTTGAAATCGAGCGCAATAACACGCAACAAACATAATGTCAGGTCGACTAGAAGTTAAATACAACTaagacccaatcatttgacgatacaAAGTAATATCAGCTGCTAGTTTATCAAGAGAAGGAGTGATTTTCGTTCCGAATGCCATAGGAACTTTGTCCTTAGAATCACCCACCTATCCGAATTTCGCCAATAAAGTCTTAGTGCAGGCTTCTTGATTGATGAATATACCTTCTGAACtttgtcttatgtttaaaccaaggaaaaagttaattttacCCATggaactcatttcaaatttaatttCCATTAGTCTTCgtaattcaactgttaagctgggattagTAGATccgaaaataatatcatcaacgtaAATCTAAACAATTATTAGATGGTTACCTTCCTACTTATGAAAGAATGTAGGATCAATAgtaccttgtttaaatttagattgcttCAGGAAATTAGTCATAGTTTCATACCATGTCATCGGTGCTTGTGTAAGACCATATAGCACTTTATCCAAAACATTGCAATGATTCAGAAGTCTTTCATTTACAAAGTCTGGAGGTTGTTCCACATAGAATGCTTGTTCGAGTTCACCGTTCAGAAATGCactcttcacatccatttgatatacatcaaagtttttgtgagttGCAAAGGCAAGAAAAATCCGAACAGATTCCAGTCTAGCCACTGGTGCGAACGTTTCTTCGTAGTCTAtttcttcttcttgacaataccCTTTAACGACCAACTGAGCCTTGTTACTAATAATGTTTCCTTCTTTATCCATCTTATTCCGAAACACCCATTTCATTCCGACTACAGATGCATCATTCAGAGTAGGAACCAATCGCCTTACtttatttcgttcaaattcaTTGAGTTCTTCTTGCATAGATTGAACCCAATCTGCATGATCAAGAGCAATTTTAATAGTTTTATGATCAATTTTAGAagtgaaagaattaaacatgcaaaattccaattTTGAAAATAATGCAGTTTCTTTCGCTTTTTTGTTGAGCTTGAGTAAGAACACCTGATGAAGAATCTCCAGTCACTTGAGATGGTGGATGATCTTTAGTCTATTTCTTCGTTGGAGGGTAGTTGTGATCATAAGTTGGATCAACATCATCAAAAACTTTTTCGAATTCAGATTGTACATCCAAATcattattttcattctccccctggaAGTTTGCATGAGACCCGTCGTTCGGAATTGAACTCTCATCCTGGAGTGCATAATCGGTATTGAGGTTTGGAGTGGAACTCTCCCCCTGGACGGAGACATCAGAATGTTCTCGATGAGGTTCATTTGGAATTGGTTGCTTATGAGGATTCTCGTTGTCTTCAATAGCCTTATTGATAATCTTTATTAACGTATCTTCTTGATTATCCTTGGCCTTCGATTTTGAGGAAATGGATTTAACAGGTTCATCAAACAAATTTAGAAATTCCTCATATAAATTCATAATAGGAAGCGTCATACAAATTGTTGACAGGAAGATTTCCCCGGACTGACAATCTTCATTCTGATACTTTTTCATATAGTTATCATCAACGGTAACGTATTAGCTTTCTTCAACTTATTTTGATCATTTGTTTAGAACCCGATATGCCTTTGAAGTTAGCGAATATCCCACAAAGATTCCTTCATCGGCGttttcatcaaatttgttccgATTTCATTTGGAATTGAGTAGAAAACACCTGGATCTAAAGACATGAAAGAATTTAACATTAGGTTTCTGATTGTTaagaatttcatatggagtaatcaGAAAATGCTTATTAATGTAAGATCGGTACTGCGTAAAACACGCGGTTGCAACAGCATCACCCAGAAGTAAAAAAGTAGATTTGCAAATGAAAGCATAGTTCTCGTAACTTCATAAAGAGACCAGTttcgtctttcaactacaccGTTCTACTGTGGAGTGTAAGGCGACGAGAAGTTGTGAGAAATCCCTTTGCCAGTTAAAAGTTCTTCAACTGTATGATTTTTGAATTCCAAACCGTTTTCACTACGAATTTTCCGAACATGCTTTCGTAATTGGAGCTCAATCTGGTTGCTAAAATTTATCAGCTTCTGAGTTGCTTCGGATTTGTATCTAAGAAACAACACCCAGgtaaatctagaaaaatcatcaaaacaaccaaaatatatttttttaccaCCAATACTTTCAATTCTTGAAGGACCACAAAGATCAACGTGCAATAATTCTAGTGGCTCAATGACTTTGGTGTTTATGATCGGTGGGTGACTCTTTCTGCTTTGTTTTCCGAGCTCGCAGgcaacacacaaatgttcctTTTTGAATTTCAAAATAGGTAGACCACGAACAAGATCACCAATTACAAGCTTGTTAATATCCTTGAAGTTCTGATGGGAAAGCCTTTTGTGCCATAGCTAACTATCATCCGAAGATGCTTTTGTAAGCAAGCAAATAAATGGTTTCCATTTGATCGGATTCAAATTCAGAGGATACACCTCTCACTTCCTTTTTGACTTTAGAAGAACcgcttttgttttcttctctatgatttcgGAACCTTCTTCATCAAAAGACACCTTTAGACCTGTACCAACAACCAATTGCGAAATACTTATTAGATTGTGTTGCAAGCCTTCAACATATGCTACCTTCCGAATTGAAAATTCTACATTCGTTATGATTCCAGATCCTTTTATCTCTCCAGTAGCTTTGTTTCCAAACTTCACTCTTCCACCATATTTTAAAGATCGAAAATCTCTTAGTTCTTctttcttcccagtcatgtgacgaatACAACCGCTATCGATGTACAATTCGGAATCATACTGTTCGTCACGCATAACCTGCAAAATTTAGAGAGTTTTAGGAACCCAAACCaacttgggtccttgtgaggatTTCTTTTTAACGGGAAAGATTTTTGTTTTGTCAACCCAAAAgtattttcttttcaaaatacGATTAATCCCCTTTTccattttgaaaacttcaaacTTTTGTCACAAAGATTAACTTCAACCGAATTATCTTTTCGTTGAATGTATTCACTGAACTTCGAAGCCATTcttttttaaaattctttttcCTCCTTTTTCAATTTTGCTTCGTACTCTTTGAGAGTATTTTTGGTTCCGAAGCAATTTTGCTTTTACCCTTAAAATCTTGGGATTTGACAATTGGTTTTGAAAACTGTGGTTTTGAAGAAGGCTTTGATTTTGGATTCAGAATTGGAGATGAATTCACATTTTGATTAGAATATCGTGTTGAGTTAACAGAACTCTGATtggaatttatattttccaaaaacactttctttctttcaaattctttctATATCTAGCATCCAACTGTCTTTTATTAGCAATTATCTCTTTAGCAGATTTGTGAATGTTAGCTTTCGGTTTTTCCTTTCAGACTGGCTTTTCGTTTTGTTTCGAAGAGGTTTCACTAGAAACTCCTTTGTCCCGCTTGGTCCGGCCTTTCCGTAACAAAAGATCCACACAATTCAGTGGTTCTGAAATGtattttccttttgttttccaAGAGGTCATTTCCGAAAGACATTTTGTTTCATCCACATTATCTATCGGCtttgaccagaagaactcatcacaaccctTCACATTATCATTATCAACCAGGGACATTAATTCAGATGTATGTTCAGTCCTTTCTTTACAAAAACTTGATTCAGAATTGTTTGTACTTTCGGAAAAACtgttgttttttcttttaaaacattagaacCTTTATTTTCTACAACACGAACAAATTCAATTGAGTTTTCTGAAATCAAATTTTTCTTTGGTTCATCACAATTTTGTACAAAAGCAGAACAATCAATTTtttcctctacagaaatttcactcattttTTTTCATCGAATTCAGAAATATTCTCAGGATCAAGAGTATTTTCCGAATTCAACTTCTTGCATAATAAGCCATACTTCTTTATAGAAGTTAATTTTACTTCTTCTCTATCCTTATCATTTAACACTTCTTTCAAtatatttttgtgttcttttgaATGAATGTATTCCTCAATTTTCTCAAGACCAACCCTATATGAATCAAAAACGTCATCTAAAGAAACAATCGATTTCCATTTATAGCAATTAACATCGATTTCAACCTCTTTCAATTCAAGAAAGGATAAAATCATTTCATGCAAAcatttccctatttcacaattcaaatGCATTTgagtaatattaaaatataaacgcTTAGCAACTAAACAAAAAATATTCCTCTATTTCAAAAGTGCAATACTATCTCTTTTAAGGTAAATAACATCATCTTTTGATCTAGTAAGCTCTAATTCCAATGCCTCTATTCTTAATCTTTTCTCTTCACTTTTAAATGTTACCTTGTTAAGTTGATCATTCATATTAGAATTGCCGAGACGAGTTCTTTTTAAACTATCACTAAAATTAGAAATAGTATATCATAAGTCGTCTAATTCTGAATCATAACAAGACGTAGAAATGTTAAGAGATTTGAGAATAGAATGTACCTTATCAACCACCTTCTCGCACTCTTTAACTTGATTTGAGACTGTCTCGCAGTAAAATAACTCTTAGAAGTTTTTCCGCCATCAATTGCATATCCCCTTGATCCTGAAATACCATTCTGAACCATCAAGCACTTGCCTTCATATCCCTGCTTCTATGAATTCACCACAAAGCACCCACCTTGTGTGGGTTTCCTAACCTCGTTATCCTTTGAGTCTATAGACCACATCTCGACTCGTCTATCATCACTTTCTTGCTGCACAATCAATGTTGGTTTCGTATTTGATATGTTCTTCTTTATAAGTTCCTCTATCTTCTGAACATAATACACTCCAGCTTTCTCTTTTTCCTTTCTTTCATTCTGTTTCCTCGGCAAGCATTCATTCGCATAGTGATTCTTGCCATGACAATAATTACAGTCATAACCCAAACCACCTAacaatttcttttcctttttctcttCATCATTCACAGAGTTATTGAAACTTTTCTCTTTTGACTTTTCTGAACTGGAACTGCCCTGTTTGAACTTATTGTTGTAACAGGAGAAATTCTTCTTAAAGAActtcttgggattggacaccattagAGCCTTTTCCTCTTTTGAGATTTCACTATCCGAAAAGTCAGATTCAAAATCTTCTTCTGCTGTCTTCTTTCCTTTCACAACCAATGTCATGGATCCAACACTAGAAACAAGCCTCACTTCCCTAGAAACTTCATATTCgtgatgtaacgcctgtgtttctgggcttgtcattaatgttgatgtaatagtctaggttaaactTTGTAAACCGTTTCGAAaaaatagaagtgtattatttgagtattatgtgttttgtgcttaactgtgtgacttaattgaattaagtatgaaaataagcatcaaaatgaaatattagataaagccgatatctatggataatgttatAGTAGTTGAAACgtggtttccgaatatataaagaatgccgaaatccgagttataacgaagaagttatgatatgtcgaagtttcgcgacagaaccgacatgacgctgaatgacgtaaaaagtgaatttacattagagcgatatttagccctagtgatctaagcggatgttgtagagttcgttaaaccgagagcgtgcataaaaagaatgcccataTCTGACTTCGtctgaggaagttgtgatttttctaagttttggcttagtagtatgcaacccgaaactcgaattcaagatcgagtgattgttggttgaaacaatctaaacgagaatcgaagatctcgttgatagtagtgcattggtgaaaagacagacgaaaacggacatcagatgaagaagttatgaatttataacggagttttcctgtcccgacgtactaaaaataaataataaaaataaagtcaaaattagccgacagagtctaaacaaaagttgtagagcgtagtctcacctacgtgtggatataaagagtatcgaaaacggagttcatatgaggaagatattaatttttaaatttattaaataattaatatattaaatttaaatataaattcggatattatccaaagggggggaGTCACCAGGCTTATCTGGGTTATGCCCagcattgtaacatcccaaaattcaaggccaaaaatttcatttttaaatacattgTTATATAAAACCATCAGTAATAAAACATTCATATTCATATCTCATATCAATAATCAAAGCATTTTAtcgtaaaaccatatcagagtgtaatcccaaagatctctagtgcggaaaacatagtgtgatgcgctgcgatcaagccggctccttcctttgaaaacgagtacctgaaaccaaaaatgtaaaccgtaagcacaaagcttagtgagtttcccccatcatgccgcataccatacaatcatataatgaacagctaagagatacgggcctcgcccacactcatggagatacgggcctcgcccacactccgctagctgggagatacgggcctcgcccacactccactatctctgagatacgggcctcgcccacactcaactactaaaccataacatacaagtatatacaatcatatactgAACAgctaagagatacgggcctcgcccacactccactatctctgagatacgggcctcgaccacactcagctactatcacatatatcataacacaaacatactatcagacatacctGGGGTGtttgaactacccttcggtcctaacaaccgaacttggggactattcccctcctactaccactatcacatataacatatcatgccagcatataaacatatcatcacatactgtcagacatatctggggtgtctgacctacccttcggtcctaacaaccgaactctactactatcacatataacatatcatgccagcatataacgtatcaggtagtagcaaacatagatgatatcacaaagacaaacatctaacatacaactcctactggtgggccgacattgtggccgtagacccaccgctactgtaaggtaactcacctcgcactgttgaagtcccgtagactcaaaccccacactgctgaagtcccgcagactcgaccccagctacTGGATGACATATCctcgatctgtcaatatcaaaacatcacccaattaataattgggtcccaacacataaccaatAGTACattctttggataattactacattaccccaagcttggctcattcaagcccaaggcctaatccataggcccaaagtcaattaggaatcaaaccCAACacatgacccaattttccaaattgggcctaggcctatacatggtctcattctaaggcccaacgtcagataatcattaaggcccaaactatggcccatctatggcccatctatggcccaattttccaaattgggcccaagccccttacatgggccttaccctaggcccattaaattattctagtctaattgcttgactttggatggcccattaataaacccaagtgaaattagggtttcacataaaatgatgattagggttaagtttcctacataacccattaaggacttaatccattaagtccaatatcgcttagattaatctttaccaatgattattatttaatatctcgagttattaaataattcctgtgtgtcccgattaattccccaaattaagATTTActaacattagggttttccaactcaaatactagcccattattaATTTGTTGGACTTGTAGGttatttagggctttattgggcctatcaagcccactagaatgtcatcaagcccattagggctttattgggtccattagagttcattaagcttcattgggcccattaaagCTCATTTGAGTCCATTGgggtttcactaagcccattagggtttctagtaCCCCAAACGAATCAATCACAAGAGACAAAacgcaccgccacccgacacggcagtCGGTGGCGACgagaggcggcagccaccaccctaaggtggtggtttctAATTTCTTTCCATTATTTCGCTTTTGAGTTACAATTACAACGAAAATACCAAAGCAACACACACCCTAACTAagctaaacatacacacacaaaccACCTTGAAGTGGTCGGCAGTGGTGCGTGGCGGCAACCATCACCTtgcggtggtggcggtggctccTTGCGATTTCCGGCTAGACTAAACACGCACTAATCAGGAATACATGCACACACACTCGCTGTATGGTCACAAAAAAATCCTCAGCCACCCACCAGCGGTGACCGACGACTGCAGCAACAACTTTTGGCCGGCAGGAGGAAGTAGAACGGCGGCAGGCGGTGGTTTGCATCGACAGTCACAACAGCGGTATAACAACGATCTTGGCATTCAGCAACCGCCCTCAATGGTGGCTCACAACCCACACCCGACGAGTATGGCTAGCTCCACAATCCTCCTGTTACCTACAACTTCTGATGGCACGAACTTGACTAGGCGGCGACACCAAAAACATAGCAGAGAACCACCGTAGGGATCGACGGCAGCGTTAAACagaaaagagaagaagaagaatggtggCGGCGGACCT is a window of Lactuca sativa cultivar Salinas chromosome 1, Lsat_Salinas_v11, whole genome shotgun sequence DNA encoding:
- the LOC111913614 gene encoding uncharacterized protein LOC111913614, which encodes MASKFSEYIQRKDNSVEVNLCDKSLKFSKWKRGLIVMRDEQYDSELYIDSGCIRHMTGKKEELRDFRSLKYGGRVKFGNKATGEIKGSGIITNVEFSIRKVAYVEGLQHNLISISQLVVGTGLKVSFDEEGSEIIEKKTKAVLLKSKRKYKSEATQKLINFSNQIELQLRKHVRKIRSENGLEFKNHTVEELLTGKGISHNFSSPYTPQ